One part of the Glycine max cultivar Williams 82 chromosome 14, Glycine_max_v4.0, whole genome shotgun sequence genome encodes these proteins:
- the LOC100794846 gene encoding protein EXPRESSION OF TERPENOIDS 1: protein MAGFFSLGAGRQNKAEQEEDQREENVNNAGGNNNSQFLFRNNVSEEIYNKGFEIWPQSSYHHHQNLTNFYSFGVGPSRRNNHNNSSSNNVNDDVSVSFSDESNRFGFTVMSSGGGGGGGMNCQDCGNQAKKDCQHLRCRTCCKSRGFQCQTHVKSTWVPAAKRRERQQQLSALQQQQNQHPQFRGDHSKRHRESIEGAAAGSLACVPVPITTTGLELGQFPPELNSPAVFRCVKVSAMDAPDERYAYQTAVNIGGHVFKGILYDQGMDGPYAGAGCEGSSGVGGEAQPLSLMAAATTTTAATTTSGNPFEASLYTAPMNAYMAGTHFFPPSRS from the exons ATGGCTGGGTTCTTCTCTTTAGGAGCAGGAAGGCAGAACAAGGCGGAACAAGAAGAAGATCAAAGAGAAGAGAACGTTAACAACGCCGGTGGTAATAATAACAGTCAATTCTTGTTCAGAAACAACGTTAGCGAAGAGATCTACAACAAGGGATTCGAGATATGGCCACAATCCTCGTACCACCACCACCAGAACTTGACCAACTTCTACTCCTTCGGTGTGGGCCCTAGTCGCAGGAACAACCACAACAACAGCTCCTCCAACAACGTAAACGACGACGTTTCTGTGTCTTTCTCGGATGAGTCGAACCGGTTCGGGTTCACGGTGATGAGCTCcggtggcggcggcggcggaggAATGAACTGTCAGGACTGTGGGAACCAAGCGAAGAAAGATTGTCAACACCTCAGATGCAGAACCTGCTGCAAGAGTCGAGGGTTTCAGTGTCAAACGCACGTTAAGAGCACTTGGGTTCCTGCGGCTAAACGCCGTGAACGACAGCAACAACTTTCTGCTTTGCAGCAGCAACAAAATCAACACCCACAGTTTCGTGGAGATCACTCAAAACGACACAGAGAAAGCATCGAAGGTGCTGCTGCTGGTTCTCTCGCTTGCGTTCCAGTTCCGATCACCACCACAG GGTTGGAGCTGGGGCAATTTCCACCAGAGCTAAACTCACCGGCGGTGTTTCGGTGTGTGAAAGTGAGTGCAATGGACGCACCGGACGAGCGTTACGCGTATCAAACCGCAGTGAACATAGGAGGGCACGTCTTCAAGGGAATTCTCTACGACCAAGGAATGGACGGTCCTTATGCGGGTGCAGGTTGTGAGGGTTCCTCCGGTGTCGGTGGCGAAGCTCAGCCACTAAGTCTCATGGCCGCCGCCACAACCACCACCGCCGCCACAACAACAAGCGGAAACCCTTTTGAGGCTTCACTCTACACGGCTCCGATGAATGCCTACATGGCTGGTACGCACTTCTTCCCACCCTCAAGATCCTAA
- the LOC100791503 gene encoding cysteine proteinase 15A, with protein MARYSFLLALLLLLFAAVSSAADDILIRQVVPDAVGEAAEKEEDHLLNAEHHFASFKAKFGKKYATKEEHDRRFGVFKSNLRRARLHAKLDPSAVHGVTKFSDLTPAEFRRQFLGFKPLRLPANAQKAPILPTKDLPKDFDWRDKGAVTNVKDQGACGSCWSFSTTGALEGAHYLATGELVSLSEQQLVDCDHVCDPEEYGACDSGCNGGLMNNAFEYILQSGGVQKEKDYPYTGRDGTCKFDKTKVAATVSNYSVVSLDEDQIAANLVKNGPLAVGINAVFMQTYIGGVSCPYICGKHLDHGVLIVGYGEGAYAPIRFKNKPYWIIKNSWGESWGENGYYKICRGRNVCGVDSMVSTVAAIYPSSH; from the exons ATGGCTCGCTACTCCTTCCTCTTggccctcctcctcctcctcttcgcCGCCGTGTCCAGCGCCGCCGACGACATCCTGATCCGTCAGGTGGTGCCGGATGCCGTCGGCGAAGCGGCGGAGAAGGAGGAGGACCACCTGCTGAACGCGGAGCACCACTTCGCGAGCTTCAAGGCGAAGTTCGGGAAGAAGTACGCGACCAAGGAGGAGCACGACCGTCGCTTCGGCGTCTTCAAGTCCAACCTCCGCAGAGCGAGGCTGCACGCCAAGCTCGACCCCTCCGCCGTCCACGGCGTCACCAAATTCTCCGATCTCACTCCGGCCGAGTTCCGCCGCCAATTCCTGGGCTTCAAGCCGCTGCGCTTGCCGGCGAACGCTCAGAAGGCACCCATTCTCCCCACCAAGGATCTCCCAAAGGATTTCGATTGGCGAGACAAAGGAGCCGTCACTAACGTCAAGGAccaa GGGGCGTGTGGTTCGTGCTGGTCTTTCAGTACCACGGGAGCGTTGGAAGGAGCTCATTATCTGGCCACTGGTGAGCTTGTGAGCCTTAGTGAGCAACAGCTTGTGGATTGCGACCACGTG TGTGATCCAGAAGAATATGGAGCGTGTGACTCGGGCTGTAATGGTGGGTTGATGAACAATGCATTTGAGTACATACTTCAGTCTGGGGGAGTACAGAAAGAAAAGGACTATCCATACACGGGGAGAGATGGCACCTGCAAATTTGACAAAACCAAAGTTGCAGCTACTGTATCTAATTACAGTGTGGTTTCCCTTGATGAAGATCAAATTGCTGCAAACCTAGTGAAGAATGGCCCTCTTGCAG TTGGTATCAATGCAGTTTTTATGCAGACATATATAGGTGGCGTGTCGTGCCCGTACATCTGTGGGAAGCATTTGGATCATGGTGTTCTTATAGTGGGTTATGGTGAAGGTGCATATGCTCCCATTCGTTTTAAGAACAAGCCTTACTGGATCATTAAGAATTCATGGGGTGAGAGCTGGGGAGAGAATGGATATTACAAGATTTGCAGAGGTCGAAATGTGTGTGGAGTAGATTCCATGGTCTCAACTGTAGCTGCTATATATCCATCCAGCCATTAA